The following are from one region of the Paenibacillus sp. JZ16 genome:
- a CDS encoding TetR/AcrR family transcriptional regulator has translation MARASTSANRRNDIVAAAIEVFAEIGYYRATTAQVAERAAISQPYVYRFFTKESLLVESLAVSWERIVKAFQAVIESASSENLELGLIQAYEGIVQSHRSEILLQMQAQTIQEAPIREAMQQGMNEVKDLVENAFMRAGFEDADKKTSDFLARGMLCNVAMAMDMPNMMPIR, from the coding sequence ATGGCTAGAGCGTCAACCTCTGCGAATCGGCGCAATGACATCGTGGCGGCAGCCATCGAAGTGTTTGCAGAAATCGGGTATTATCGCGCGACCACGGCTCAGGTTGCCGAACGGGCAGCGATATCCCAGCCTTACGTCTATCGGTTCTTTACCAAGGAGTCGCTGCTTGTGGAATCGCTGGCTGTTTCCTGGGAGCGCATTGTGAAGGCATTCCAAGCGGTGATCGAATCCGCTTCTTCAGAGAATCTGGAGTTGGGTTTGATTCAGGCATACGAAGGGATTGTGCAATCGCATCGCAGCGAGATCCTGCTCCAGATGCAGGCGCAGACGATTCAGGAAGCGCCCATCCGCGAAGCGATGCAGCAGGGAATGAATGAGGTGAAGGATCTCGTGGAGAATGCCTTTATGCGAGCGGGATTTGAGGATGCCGACAAGAAAACCTCCGATTTTCTGGCCCGGGGCATGCTGTGCAATGTAGCTATGGCGATGGATATGCCGAATATGATGCCCATAAGATAG
- a CDS encoding RNA polymerase sigma factor — translation MQVCDLYENLKDDVQRYARSIAKHAYEADDLVQDAFMKAIKEPNLAALPLHKQKAWFFRVVKNRMIDISRREKRLVSWEDDLDIAELPVSSRNIEMTEWLARLPQSQSDIVFKRFWLGMSSQEIGEQLGMPAATVRYKLQTAIKKLRKLWEEDMK, via the coding sequence ATGCAAGTATGTGATCTTTATGAAAACCTGAAGGACGATGTCCAGCGTTATGCCAGATCCATCGCCAAGCATGCTTACGAAGCGGATGATCTGGTCCAGGATGCCTTTATGAAAGCCATCAAGGAGCCGAACCTGGCAGCGCTGCCCCTTCACAAGCAAAAGGCCTGGTTCTTCAGAGTCGTCAAAAATCGCATGATCGATATTAGCCGCCGGGAGAAGCGGCTCGTATCGTGGGAGGATGATCTGGACATCGCCGAGCTCCCCGTTTCAAGCCGCAATATCGAAATGACGGAATGGCTCGCCCGTTTGCCGCAATCGCAGAGCGATATCGTGTTCAAGCGCTTTTGGCTCGGGATGTCCAGCCAGGAAATCGGCGAGCAGCTGGGCATGCCGGCAGCCACGGTTCGTTACAAATTGCAAACCGCCATCAAAAAATTGAGAAAACTATGGGAGGAAGATATGAAATGA